In Comamonas koreensis, the genomic stretch ATGAGTTGCGCCTCTTCAAATATCAGACGGGCTTAGCTGCAACCGCAGCGAGTTAGCAATCTTCCCTAAATCCGCTGGGCCATTTAGCTCGCCGCGTGCAGTATTGACGCGTATCTCTAACGCGCCCGCTACCCCCTCACCCCAGCGCCGTATCCAACACCATCATCAAAACAAACCCCACCATCAACCCCGTAGTCGCAAAAAACTCATGCCCCTTGCGGTGCGATTCCGGGATGATTTCGTGGCTGATGACGAAGAGCATGGCGCCGGCGGCGAAGCCCAGGCCCCAGGGCAGGAGCAGGGCGGAGCTGCCGATGATGGCGGCGCCGGCGACGGCGCCCAGGGGTTCGACCAGGCCGGAGGCAATGCCCAGCAGGACGGAGAAGCCTCGGCTGTAGCCGACGGCCAGCAGCGCGGCGGCAACGACAAAGCCTTCGGGCACATCCTGGATAGAGATGCCGATGGCCAGCGCATTGGCGCGCATGCCTTCATTGCCGGCGTAGCCCACGCCAATGGCCAGGCCTTCTGGCAGGTTGTGCAGGATGATCGCAAACACAAAGAGCCAGGTGCGGCGCAGCTGCTGGGCGCTGGCGCCTTCGCGGCCTTTGATGAAATGTTCGTGGGGCAGCAGGCGGTCCATGGCCAGCAGGGCCAGGCCGCCTAGCAGGATGGAGGTGCCAACCACACCGCCGGCAGCCCAGGCGCTGCCGCCCATCAGGTTGGAGGCGCGTGCGGCATCCAATGCGGGGATGACCAGCGAGAACGCGCAGGCAGCCAGCATCACGCCGGCGCCAAATCCAAAAAGAGTGTCCCGTGTGCGTTCCGACGGACGCTGGGCCAGCAGCACGGGCAAGGTGCCCAAGGCAGTGGCCAGCGCGGCCATGCAGCCGCCCAGCAACGCGTTGCGCACCGAGGGCTGGTTTTTCAAGCCATCCCAGATCAGTGCGGCCAGCGCAAATACCCCCAGGGCACAGATCAACAGACCGATGCGGGTTTGCAGCTTGAGCGCCGGTTTGGGCGCAGGGCTGGCGGTGCTGCGCGATCCGTCATCGCGCGGGTCGGGCTGGTTGTCCATTTCCATCGGTTGGTTGCCTGGGGTCATGTGCGTGCTCGCGTGCTCGAAGAAGGGAGTGACTTACTTGCCCAGTGCAGCGGCGTACTTGCGGGCAACGACGCCCCAGTCCACCACATTGTAGAAAGCGGCAATGTATTCAGGGCGGCGGTTTTGGTACTTCAGGTAGTAAGCGTGCTCCCACACATCCAGGCCCAGGATGGGGGTGTTGCCCGAGCCAATGCCCTTCATCAGTGGCGAATCCTGGTTGGCGCTGCTTTCCACCGCCAGCTTGCCTGCAGGCGTCACTGTCAGCCAGGCCCAGCCGCTGCCAAAACGGCTCAGTGCCGCCTTGGTGAAGGCATCCTTGAAGGCGTCAAAACCACCCAGGTCGGCATCGATGGCCTGGGCCACATCGCCTTGGGGCAGGCCACCGCCGCTGGGCGACATCACTTCCCAGAACAGGCTGTGGTTGGCGTGGCCGCCGCCGTTGTTGCGCACGGGCAGGCGCAGCTTCTCGGGCAGCGATTCCACCTGGGCCACCAACGCTTCGATGGACAGGTTGGCAAACTCCGTGCCTTCAACCGCCGCATTGAGGTTGTTCACATAGGTCTGGTGGTGCTTGCTGTAATGGATCTCCATCGTCTGGGCGTCAATATTGGGCTCCAGGGCATCGTAGGCATAGGCCAGCTTGGGCAGGGTATAGGACATATCGTGTGTCAGTTGTTGAGTGGAGAACAGGGTGGTCAATGCCGGTGCGGCGGCTGTCAGTGCAGCAGCGTGCCCGGCGGCGGGTTGCCCGAAGGCATGGGAACGCTGTGGGCCTGCCGCTCCATCGCATCCTCGCGCTCGCGGGCGGCGCAGCGGTTGTGGTGCTCGGTCAAGGCGGCAAAGGTGTGGTGCAGGTGCTTGCAGGCGGCCGATCGCAGGTCGGCGCTGGCATGGTCGTCGCGCGTCAAGGCCAGCAGTTGGTGGTGGGCGCAGTTGATGCACTCGCCCGCTGATATCGGCTGGCTCAAGGTGTTGAAGCAGTCGGCCAGGTTCAGATGCGCGACCACAAAGGCGGCCAGGCGGTCATCGGCGCAGACCCCGGCCGGCGCATCGTGGAACAGCTGGTGCGCCACGCGTAGCGCATGCTCATGCCAGGCCAGCGCTTGCTCGGGGCGGTTGTCGCGGCTGGCTTCCACGCCGGTCTGGGTCAGGCGCTCCCATTCGCGCAGCAGCAGCGGGCCCGATACGGAGGACGGAAAACGCGAGCTCATGGCAGCTCCTTGGCGGGCACGCTGGCCGCCGTCATCACCCAGGCGTGCGAGGCCTTGGCGGTTTCTGTGGGGACAAAGCCCTGGGGGTCTTCCAGCAGGCAGGTGCTGCCCAGGCGCTTGCACTGGTCATGCTCGCGCCAGTAGCCGCCGTGGCTGATGCAGCCGGTCTGGCAGATCACCAGGTTGGTGGCATGCTGGCCCAGCTCTTGCAGATAGGCATCGGGTGGTGGCGGGGGCACGGCGGCCACTTCCATCGTCGCGGCCGGGTCCACACAGCGGCGCACGGCCGTGACGGCCGCCCGGTTGGCGATGGCCGACAGGTGCACCAGGCGGTCTTCGCGCTCCCAGATGAGGGCGCTGTCGCGCATGATGACCTGAGCCCGCAGCTGGGTGACCTGGGCGCGCAGCGCCTCGACTTCCGCGCGCAGTGCATCGACCTGGGCCGTGCAGCGCGCTTGCAGTGCAGCATAGTGGCGCAGCATCACACCGTGCTCCTGCACCAACGGATGGATGTCACTGTCTGGGTTTGGCACGGTTGGCTCGCCTCCACGGGATAAACGGAAAACACTTTGCTCGGCATCAAGGCAGCGTCAAATAAAAACATAATAAATGAGAATCGTTTCTATTCGCAAACTCATTTGTATATGGCCTGCCTGCAAGCAGTGGAATAGTGCAATCGGCTGCGCGAGCCTGACGGCCAGAAGGGGACATGGCGGCAAAGTTAAAATAGCTGTATAAAAATACAGATCGGCTATCACTCACCCACACCGCATCCGACCCCCATGCTGGCCCCCCACCGCTACTACTACCTGCACAACTTCGAGCGCGCGCTGCAGTGGCTGGGGCAGCGCTATGGCGATGTGCTGGACGCGCAGGAGCAGCAGTTTCTGGCGGACTTTGCCCAGGCCCCCATGCCGTCGCAGGCGCTGATGGTGCGCATGCTGATGCGGCGCGGGCCCTGGTTCCGCGCGGACAAGCTGGTCTACGACGAGATTCCCGATGTACATGCCGCCGCGCAGCCCTTGCTGGCACTGGGCTGGATCGATGCCGATGCCGATATGGCGTTGGCCGAGCTGTTTGCGCTGCACACCAAGCCCGAGCTGCTGCAGATCTTTGCCAATGCCGGCTTGGCGCGCTCGCTGCGCAAGGCGGACATGCTGGCCCAACTTGCGCAATGGGCTCAGCAGTCTGATCCAGGTACCGAGCAAGAAGCCCAAGAGCAGCTGCAGCCCTACCACCGCTGGCATCCGCAAGCCGAACATGCCGCCTGGCGCGTCACCGTCGGCGAGCTGGCCGAGGGCCTGCGCCTGATGTTCTTTGGCAATCTGCACCAGGACTGGTCAGAGTTTGTGCTGGCCGACCTGGGCATCTTCAAATACGAGACGGTGGCCTTTGATGCGCAGTCGCGCGCCTTCCAGACCCGCGCCGATGTGCAGGGCTACCGCCAGCTGCAGCAGTGGCGCCAGGCGGTGGATGAGGACGAAGACCGCCAGGCGCTGATGGACGCGTTGACCACCTGGCGCAGTGCCAACCCCTGGCTGCAGCAGCGCCATGCCAAGGTGCTGCTGCGCCTGGGCCAGGCCTGTGAGCGCAGCCAAAGCTGGGCGCTGGCCGAGCAGGCCTATGCTGCCAGCCCCTACCCGGGCGCACGCCACCGCCGCATGCGCGTGCTCGAACGCATGGAGCGCTTTGACGAGGCCCTGGCCTTGGCCAGCGCCGCTGCGCAGCAGCCCGAGAGCGATGAGGAAAGCCAGCGCCTGGCCCGCATGCTGCCGCGCTTGCGCCGCCACCTGGGCCAGCGCAGCGCCAGCCGCCGCGCGCTCAAACCCGAGGTGGCGCAGCTGCGTGAGGATGTGGCGCTGGACCGGGTGCTGCGCATGCCACGCATGCAACACGATCTGGCGGCGATGGATGCGCTGAGCGATGCCGCAGCGTTGGAGGCCGCCTTGCGCGCTGGCGACGCGATGAAAACCGCCGAGGTCACCGAAGGCCTGCGCCTGATGCCTGTGGAATACGCCTTGCGCGACCACTGGCACCGCGACGATGCGCCGGTGTTTTATGTCGAGAACGCGCTGGTCAACTCGCTGTTTGGCCTGCTGTGCTGGCCGGCGATTTTTGCGCCTTTGCCAGGGGCGTTTTTTCATCCGTTCCAGGCGGGGCCGGCCGATGTCTATGCGCCCGATTTTGTCGCGCGGCGTGCGGCGCTGTTTGAGGCTTGTCTGGCGACCTTGGACGACGGCAGCTACGCCGAGGTGATCCGCCAGCGCTTTGCCGACAAGGCTGGCCTGCAATCGCCCTTTGTGTTTTGGAGCACGTTGACGCAGGCGCTGCTGGACCATGCGCTGGCCTGCATACCGGCGGCCCACCTCCAACTGCTGTTCCAGCGCCTGCTCGGCAATCTGCAGGCCAACCGCACGGGCTTTCCGGACCTGGTGCGCTTTTGGCCGCAAGAGCGGCGCTACCAGCTGGTGGAGGTCAAAGGCCCGGGCGACAAGCTGCAGGACAACCAGATCCGCTGGCTGGAGTACTGCGCCGCCCATGGCATACCCGTGGGCGTCTGCCATGTGCAGTGGCGCGAGGCGGGCGCATGAGCTACACCGTGGCGGTGCGCGCCTTGTGCGAGTTCACCGCCCGCGCGGGCGACCTGGATTTGCGCTTTACGCCTGCGCCATCGGCGCTTGAAGGCATCGAAGGCCATGGCCTGGTGCGTGCCCGCCGGGGCGCCGGCTATGAGGCAGAACTGCGCCTGGCAGGCAGCTTTGAAGACCTGCAGGTACGCGGCCGCGCCGATGGCTTTGACCCGGCTCTGGGTCAGCTCGAGGAAATCAAGACCTACCGGGGCCAGATCGACAGCGTGCGCGACAACCACCGCGCCTTGCACTGGGCGCAGGCCAAGGTCTACGGCCACCTGCTGTGCCTGGAGCGGGGCCTGCCCCGCTTGAAGGTGGCGCTGGTCTACTTCAACGTCGGCACGCAGCAGGAGACGGTTCTGGCCGAGCCGTACAGCGCCGCCGAGCTGCAGGCGTTTTTTGAGCAGCAATGCCGCTTGTTTTTGGACTGGGCGCGCAGCGAGGCCGCGCACCGCAGCGCGCGGGATGCGGCGCTGGCGGCGCTGCGCTTTCCGTTTGCGCAGTTCCGCACCGGGCAGCGGGCGCTGTCGGTGGCGGTGTACCGCACGGCCCAGGCGGGCTTGCAGGCGGGCGGCGGCAGCTGTTTGATGGCGCAGGCGCCCACCGGCATTGGCAAGACCGTGGCCACCATCTTCCCCATGCTCAAGGCCAGTGCGCAAGAGGGGTTGGACAAGCTGTTTTTTCTGACCGCCAAGACCACAGGCCACCGGCTGGCCTTGCATGCGCTGGGCCTGTTGCAGACGGCGCTGCAGGGCCAGACGGGCGCGGTGCCGCTGCGCGTGGTCGACCTGCAGGCGCGCGACAAAAGCTGCGAGCACCCGGACAAGGCCTGCCATGGCGAATCCTGCCCGCTGGCCCAGGGCTTTTACGACCGCCTGCCCGCCGCCCGCGCCCAGGCCCTGGCGCAAGAGCCGATGCTGACGCCCGACAAGGTACGTACGCTGGCGCTGCAGCACCAGGTCTGCCCCTATTACCTGACCCAGGAGCTGGCGCGCTGGAGCGATGTGGTTGTGGGCGACTACCACTACTTTTACGACAGCGCCGCGATGCTGTATGCGCTGACCCAGGCCCACCAGTGGAAGGTGGGCGTGCTGGTGGACGAGGCCCACAACCTGCTCGAACGCGCGCGCCGCATGTACACGGCCGAGCTGCCGCAGCACACCTTGGCGGCGGCGCGCAAGGCGGCGGCCGGCCCGGTCAAGAAATCGCTGGATGCCTTGAACCGGCAATGGAACGCGCTGAACAAGGCCCAGCACGAGGGCGGGCAGGACTACCAGGTCTACGCCGAGCTGCCGCCCGGCCTGCTGGGTGCCGTGCAGCGCGCCGTGGCGGCCATTGCCCAGGCCCAAGGCGACAGCCCCATGCTGCCGGGCGACGCGGTGCTGGGCTTTTACCTGGAGGCGCTGTCCTGGCTGAACCTGGCCGAGCAGCTGGGGCCGCATGCGCTGTTTGATATCAGCCTATGGGGCAGTGCATCTGCCGGCCGGCGGGGGCCGATGTCCACGCTCTGCATCCGCAATGTCGTGCCCGCGCCGCACCTGGCCGCGCGCCATAGCGCCGCCTGCGCCACGGTGCTGTTCTCCGGCACCCTGGGGCCGCAGGCCTTCTACCAGGATCTTCTGGGCCTGCCACCTGCCACGCAGTGGGTCGATGTGCCCTCGCCCTTCCTGGCCGCACAGTTGCAGGTGCAGATTGCGGGCCATATCTCCACCCGCTACCAGGACCGGGCGCAGTCGCTCGTGCCGATTGCCGAAGTGGTGGCGGCGCAGTTTGCCCGCCAGCCGGGCAACTACCTGTGCTTTTTCAGCAGCTTTGATTATTTGCAGCGCGCGGCCGAATGCATGCAGCGCCTGCAGCCGCAGCTGCCGCTGTTCTGCCAGACCTCGGCCATGGACGATGCCGGGCGCGCCGCCTTTTTGGCGCGCTTTGACGAGGCCGGGCAGGGCATTGGCCTGGCCGTGCTGGGCGGGGCGTTTTCAGAAGGGGTGGACTTGCCGGGCAACCGGCTGATAGGCGCCTTTATTGCCACCCTGGGCCTGCCCCAGGTCAACCCCATCAACACGCATATGCAGCAGGCCATGGCCCAGCGCTTTGGCGCTGCCAAGGCCTATGACTACACCTACCTCTACCCGGGGCTGCGCAAGGTGGTGCAGGCGGCTGGGCGGGTGATTCGCAGTGAGGATGACCGGGGCGTGGTGGTGCTGATCGACGACCGCTTTCACCGCGCCCAGGTGCGCGCGCTGCTGCCTAGCTGGTGGCAGCCGCAACGGTGGTAGATTGGGGTTTCTCAGAGGAGAGCAGGGGTTTATGTACCAAATTTCCCATAGCATCAAACGCTGTAAGAAAATAGCTGCCTCTATGCCGATCCAAGCCTTTTCTCTCTCGCCCCTGCGCCCTGTGGCCGGGGCCGCTGCGCTGCTGTGCGCCCTGTCCGCCGCCGCGCAGACCGCACCAGCAACCCCCTCCACCGCTGAAACCCCCGCTGCCGAAGCCACCTTGCCGACCGTGTCGGTGCGCTCGGCCGTTGGCACGGCCGATCTGCTGCAACTGCCGGCATCGGCCAATGTGGTGGAGGGCAGCGAGCTGCAGGATCGGCAGATGCAGGTCAACCTGTCCGAAGCGCTGGGCAGCGTGCCGGGCCTGACGCTGAACAACCGTAACAACTACGCCCAGGACTTGCAGCTAAGCGTGCGCGGCTATGGCGCGCGCTCCACCTTTGGTGTGCGCGGCGTGCGCCTGTATGTCGACGGCATCCCCGCGACCATGCCCGATGGCCAGGGCCAGACCTCGAATGTCGATATCTCCAGTCTGGAGCGGGTGGAGGTGCTGCGCGGCCCGTATTCGGCGCTGTACGGCAATGCCTCGGGCGGTGTGCTGAGCTTTTACACCGAAGACCCGCAGGGCCCGCTGAAGCTGGAGACCGGCGTGAGCGTGGGCAGCGATGGCCAGCAGCGCTACAGCCTGAAGGCAAGCGGCCAGACCGATGGCGGCATGGGCTATGTGCTGAGCACCAGCCGCTTTATGACCGATGGCTACCGCGAGCACAGCGCCGCCGACCGCAACCTGCTCAATGCCAAGCTGGTGATTCCGCTGGCGCATGACGACAAGCTGACCCTGGTGGCCAACCACACCCGGGGCGATGCGCAGGACCCGCAGGGCCTGACCATGGCGCAGTGGCAGGCCGATCCGCGCCAGGCCAGCAGCGTGGCCGAGCAGTACAACACGCGCAAATCGCTGGAGCAGCAGCAGCTGGGCGCCACCTATGACCTGCGCATCAATGCCCAGCAAAGCCTGAGCCTGTCGGCCTACTACGGCCACCGCAGCATGCTGCAGTACCAGTCCATCCCCAAGGCGCCGCAGCTGGCGCCGGGCCATGCCGGCGGCGTGATCGACATGGCGCGCGACTATGCCGGCGCCCGCCTGGTCTGGGTGGGCGAGTTCGACACCATCGTGCCGCTGCAGCTAAGCGCAGGGCTGGATCTGCAGCAGATGACCGAAAACCGCCAGGGCTACGAAAACTTTGTCGGCGGCACCTATGGGGTGCGCGGCCAGCTGCGACGGGATGAGAAAAACAAGGTCAGCAGCACCGACCCCTTTGTGCAGGCGCGCTGGCAACTGGCCCCGCGCTGGAGCCTGGACACCGGCCTGCGCTACAGCCGCGTGCGCTTCAGCTCGGACGACTACTACATCACCCCCGGCAATGGCGATGACAGTGGCAGCAGCCGCCACAGCAAGCTGCTGCCTGTTGCCTCGCTCTCCTACCAGCTCAGCCCGCAGCAGACGGTTTACGCCAGCGTGGGGCGCGGGTTTGAGACGCCCAGCATCACCGAGATGTCCTACCGCAACAGCGGCTCGGGCCTGAACACCGATCTGCGGCCCACCAGCAGCACGCAGTGGGAGCTGGGCTACCGCCAGCAGCTGCGTGGCGATGCGCTGCGCGGGCTCTGGAGCGCGGCACTGTTCCAGTCGCACAGCAGTGACGAGATCGTGACCGACCAAAGCGCTGGCGGCCGCACCACCTACCGCAATGCTGGCAAGACCCGGCGCCAGGGCCTGGAGCTGTCGGCCCAGCTGGATTTGATGCGCGACTGGCAGCTGCGCGCCGCCTACACCTGGCTGGATGCCCGCTTTCGCGAGGATTCGGGCAGCGGCATCGCCGGCCAGCGCCTGCCCGGCCTGGCACGCCACAACGCCTACCTGGGCGCTGACTGGCACTTTGCCCCGACCTGGACCGTCGGCATGGGTGTGCAGGCCAGCTCCAATGTGCAGGCCAACGATGCCAACACCCAGGCCGCCCCGGGCTACGCCACCACCGCCCTCAGCCTGGGCTACCGCGCACAGATCGCCCCGCGCTGGACCTTGGCCGCCTTTGCGCGGGTCAACAATGTGTTCGACAAGAACTACATCGGCTCGGTCATCGTCAATGACGGCAACCAGCGCTATTTTGAAAGCGCGATGGGGCGTAACTGGGCCAGCGGCGTTAACGTCACTTACCAGTTTTAAGCCCTTACCACCGCCCTCGCACCCCGGGATGCTTAGGGCCGCTAACACGACCCAGCAAACCAAAGGTTTGCGGTTGAGACTAGGCGCCAGGCCGCAGACAGTACAGTAGTACGGCAAGGCTTGGCAACGACGTATCAAGGGTTGTGTTAACGGCCCTTATCCACAGCTTGCTGGTGCATCGCACGGGGGCATAAGGCCAGCCGGTAAAATCCCCGGTATTGCGGGCTGGCCGCCAGCTATAGCGGCTGTCCCCAGCGCCTGCCGCAAACCCCCATTTTTTAAAACCACCCGCCTGCGCTCTGCAGCTGCCCCGGCCCTGGCCCCGCAGCCCCCGCGCCCTGGCGGGTGTCTGTTGGTGCCTCCATGAACAACACCCCCCCATCTTTTTTCAGCCGTATCGCGATCGCGATCGGCAGCTTTTTCGCCATTTTGGGCAATGGCCGCCTGGCGGCTGATGTGCAGCGCGTGCGTGGCGGTGAGCGCCTGGCGGCCGATGTGCCGCCGCAGGAAGTGCGCGTCGAAGTGCCGGTCGAGAAGATTGTTGAAGTCCGCATCGAGGTGCCGGTCGAGAAAATCGTCGAGAAGACCGTAGAGAAGCGGGTCGAAGTACCGGTGGAAAAGCTGGTCGAGAAAGTGGTCGAAAAGACCGTGCAACTGCCCACCGAGACCGCTGCCCTGCAGCTGCTGGGCCTGCTCCAGCGCGAAGCCCGCTTTGTCGACTTTATCCAGGAAGACGTGGCGCCCTACACCGATGCCGAGATTGGCGCGGCCGCCCGCGTGGTGCATGAAGGCTGCCGCAAGGTGCTGCGCGAGCATTTTGCGCTTGCCCCTGTGCGTACCGAGGCCGAAGGCAGCCGCATCACCTTGCAGGCCGGCTTTGATGCCGCAGCCGTGCGCCTGACCGGCCATGTGGTGGGCCAGGCCCCGTTCACCGGCACCCTGGGCCACCGGGGCTGGCAGGTGACGGAGGTCAAGCTGCCCCAGCTGACCGACACGGCAGCCGCCAAGGTGCTGGCCCAGGCCGAGGTGGAGCTCTAAACCATGCAAGCACCTGCCCAATTCAGCATCGGTATCGACCTGGGGACCACGCACTGCGCGCTGTCCTATGTGGACAAGAGCGCCAGCGATGGCGAACACCTGGTCCAGCATGTGCTGGCCATCCCCCAGCTCACGGCGCCCGCCAGCATCGAGGCGCGGCCCTTGCTGCCGTCGTTTTTGTACCTGCCCCATGAGAGCGAGCTGAGCGCCGCCGACATGGCGTTGCCCTGGGGCGCGCAGCAGGATTTTGTCGTCGGCGAGTTTGCCCGCGCACGCGGCGCGGCGACGCCGATCCGCCTGGTCTCCAGCGCCAAAAGCTGGCTGTGCCACCCCGGTGTGGACCGCCGCAGCCCGCTACTACCAGCCGATGCCCCGGCCGAGGTGCACCGCGTATCGCCGCTGACGGCCTCGATCCGCTACCTGTCGCACCTGCGCTGGGCCTGGGAGCAGGCCCATCCCGAGGCGCCGTTTGATGCGCAGGACATCACCGTCACCATCCCCGCATCCTTTGACCCGGCCGCGCGCGAGCTGACGGCCGAGGCCTGCAAGGCGGCCGGCTTCCAGAAGCTCAGCTTGCTCGAAGAGCCGCAAGCGGCGCTCTACAGCTGGATCCAGGCGAGCGGCGGCGACTGGCGCAAGCAGGTGCAAAGCGGCGATGTGATCCTCGTCGTCGACGTGGGCGGTGGCACCACCGACCTGTCCTTGATTGCGGTACTCGAGCGCGATGGCAACCTGGCCTTGCAGCGCGTGGCCGTGGGTGAGCACATCCTGCTGGGTGGCGACAACATGGACCTGGCCCTGGCCTACGCCGTGGCGCGAAAGCTGGCGCAAGAAGGCAAGCAGCTCGACGCCTGGCAAACCCGCGCACTGGCCCATGGCTGCCGCGCCGCCAAGGAGCAGCTGCTGTCCGATGCGGCGCTGCAATCCGTACCCGTGGTGGTGCCCAGCCGGGGCAGCAAGCTGATCGGCGGCAGCATCCGCACCGAGGTGACCCGCAGCGAAGTGCTGGCCACCCTGGTCGAAGGCTTCTTCCCGCAAGTGGCCGTCAGCGACAAGCCCATCAGCCGCGCGCGTGGCGCGCTGACGCAGCTGGGTCTGCCCTATGCGCAAGATGCTGCGGTGACCCGCCACCTGGCCGCCTTCCTGTCGCGCCAGGCCGGCGTGACCGAGCAGATCGATGGCCTGCAGGGCACCCAGCCCGAAGGCGCCAGCTTTCTGCACCCCACCGCGATCCTGTTCAACGGCGGCGTGCTCAAGGCGCCACAGATTGAGCAGCGCATCACCGAAGTGCTGAACAGCTGGCTGGCCGCCGAAGGCGCCGCCCCCGCGCGCCTGCTGGACGGCGCCAACCTGGACCTGGCCGTCGCCCGTGGCGCTGCCTACTACGGCCATGTGCGCGAAGGCCGGGGTGTGCGCATCCGGGGCGGCACCGCGCAGTCCTACTATGTCGGCGTCGAATCCAACATGCCTGCGATCCCCGGCATGGAGCCCCCTATGTCCGCGCTGTGCCTGGCACCGTTTGGCATGGAAGAGGGCAGCGAGGCAGCCCTCGACACGCAGGAGTTTGGTCTCGTCGTGGGCGAGCCAGTGCGCATGCGCTTCTTTGGCTCCAGCGTGCGACGCAGCGATGCCGTCGGCACCATGCTCGACTTCTGGGGCCCCGAGGAGCTGCTGGAGCTGCAGGAGATCGAGCTGAACTTGCCCGCCGAAGGCCGCGCCAATGGCGAGGTCGTGCCCGTCACCCTGCATGCCCGCGTGACCGATATCGGCACGCTGGAACTCAACGCCGTGCCCGTGGGCGGCAGCGAGCGCTGGAA encodes the following:
- a CDS encoding DUF2760 domain-containing protein translates to MNNTPPSFFSRIAIAIGSFFAILGNGRLAADVQRVRGGERLAADVPPQEVRVEVPVEKIVEVRIEVPVEKIVEKTVEKRVEVPVEKLVEKVVEKTVQLPTETAALQLLGLLQREARFVDFIQEDVAPYTDAEIGAAARVVHEGCRKVLREHFALAPVRTEAEGSRITLQAGFDAAAVRLTGHVVGQAPFTGTLGHRGWQVTEVKLPQLTDTAAAKVLAQAEVEL
- a CDS encoding superoxide dismutase codes for the protein MSYTLPKLAYAYDALEPNIDAQTMEIHYSKHHQTYVNNLNAAVEGTEFANLSIEALVAQVESLPEKLRLPVRNNGGGHANHSLFWEVMSPSGGGLPQGDVAQAIDADLGGFDAFKDAFTKAALSRFGSGWAWLTVTPAGKLAVESSANQDSPLMKGIGSGNTPILGLDVWEHAYYLKYQNRRPEYIAAFYNVVDWGVVARKYAAALGK
- a CDS encoding TonB-dependent receptor family protein is translated as MPIQAFSLSPLRPVAGAAALLCALSAAAQTAPATPSTAETPAAEATLPTVSVRSAVGTADLLQLPASANVVEGSELQDRQMQVNLSEALGSVPGLTLNNRNNYAQDLQLSVRGYGARSTFGVRGVRLYVDGIPATMPDGQGQTSNVDISSLERVEVLRGPYSALYGNASGGVLSFYTEDPQGPLKLETGVSVGSDGQQRYSLKASGQTDGGMGYVLSTSRFMTDGYREHSAADRNLLNAKLVIPLAHDDKLTLVANHTRGDAQDPQGLTMAQWQADPRQASSVAEQYNTRKSLEQQQLGATYDLRINAQQSLSLSAYYGHRSMLQYQSIPKAPQLAPGHAGGVIDMARDYAGARLVWVGEFDTIVPLQLSAGLDLQQMTENRQGYENFVGGTYGVRGQLRRDEKNKVSSTDPFVQARWQLAPRWSLDTGLRYSRVRFSSDDYYITPGNGDDSGSSRHSKLLPVASLSYQLSPQQTVYASVGRGFETPSITEMSYRNSGSGLNTDLRPTSSTQWELGYRQQLRGDALRGLWSAALFQSHSSDEIVTDQSAGGRTTYRNAGKTRRQGLELSAQLDLMRDWQLRAAYTWLDARFREDSGSGIAGQRLPGLARHNAYLGADWHFAPTWTVGMGVQASSNVQANDANTQAAPGYATTALSLGYRAQIAPRWTLAAFARVNNVFDKNYIGSVIVNDGNQRYFESAMGRNWASGVNVTYQF
- a CDS encoding ATP-dependent DNA helicase, whose product is MSYTVAVRALCEFTARAGDLDLRFTPAPSALEGIEGHGLVRARRGAGYEAELRLAGSFEDLQVRGRADGFDPALGQLEEIKTYRGQIDSVRDNHRALHWAQAKVYGHLLCLERGLPRLKVALVYFNVGTQQETVLAEPYSAAELQAFFEQQCRLFLDWARSEAAHRSARDAALAALRFPFAQFRTGQRALSVAVYRTAQAGLQAGGGSCLMAQAPTGIGKTVATIFPMLKASAQEGLDKLFFLTAKTTGHRLALHALGLLQTALQGQTGAVPLRVVDLQARDKSCEHPDKACHGESCPLAQGFYDRLPAARAQALAQEPMLTPDKVRTLALQHQVCPYYLTQELARWSDVVVGDYHYFYDSAAMLYALTQAHQWKVGVLVDEAHNLLERARRMYTAELPQHTLAAARKAAAGPVKKSLDALNRQWNALNKAQHEGGQDYQVYAELPPGLLGAVQRAVAAIAQAQGDSPMLPGDAVLGFYLEALSWLNLAEQLGPHALFDISLWGSASAGRRGPMSTLCIRNVVPAPHLAARHSAACATVLFSGTLGPQAFYQDLLGLPPATQWVDVPSPFLAAQLQVQIAGHISTRYQDRAQSLVPIAEVVAAQFARQPGNYLCFFSSFDYLQRAAECMQRLQPQLPLFCQTSAMDDAGRAAFLARFDEAGQGIGLAVLGGAFSEGVDLPGNRLIGAFIATLGLPQVNPINTHMQQAMAQRFGAAKAYDYTYLYPGLRKVVQAAGRVIRSEDDRGVVVLIDDRFHRAQVRALLPSWWQPQRW
- a CDS encoding VRR-NUC domain-containing protein, producing the protein MLAPHRYYYLHNFERALQWLGQRYGDVLDAQEQQFLADFAQAPMPSQALMVRMLMRRGPWFRADKLVYDEIPDVHAAAQPLLALGWIDADADMALAELFALHTKPELLQIFANAGLARSLRKADMLAQLAQWAQQSDPGTEQEAQEQLQPYHRWHPQAEHAAWRVTVGELAEGLRLMFFGNLHQDWSEFVLADLGIFKYETVAFDAQSRAFQTRADVQGYRQLQQWRQAVDEDEDRQALMDALTTWRSANPWLQQRHAKVLLRLGQACERSQSWALAEQAYAASPYPGARHRRMRVLERMERFDEALALASAAAQQPESDEESQRLARMLPRLRRHLGQRSASRRALKPEVAQLREDVALDRVLRMPRMQHDLAAMDALSDAAALEAALRAGDAMKTAEVTEGLRLMPVEYALRDHWHRDDAPVFYVENALVNSLFGLLCWPAIFAPLPGAFFHPFQAGPADVYAPDFVARRAALFEACLATLDDGSYAEVIRQRFADKAGLQSPFVFWSTLTQALLDHALACIPAAHLQLLFQRLLGNLQANRTGFPDLVRFWPQERRYQLVEVKGPGDKLQDNQIRWLEYCAAHGIPVGVCHVQWREAGA
- a CDS encoding ZIP family metal transporter encodes the protein MDNQPDPRDDGSRSTASPAPKPALKLQTRIGLLICALGVFALAALIWDGLKNQPSVRNALLGGCMAALATALGTLPVLLAQRPSERTRDTLFGFGAGVMLAACAFSLVIPALDAARASNLMGGSAWAAGGVVGTSILLGGLALLAMDRLLPHEHFIKGREGASAQQLRRTWLFVFAIILHNLPEGLAIGVGYAGNEGMRANALAIGISIQDVPEGFVVAAALLAVGYSRGFSVLLGIASGLVEPLGAVAGAAIIGSSALLLPWGLGFAAGAMLFVISHEIIPESHRKGHEFFATTGLMVGFVLMMVLDTALG